One part of the Thiothrix nivea DSM 5205 genome encodes these proteins:
- a CDS encoding deoxyguanosinetriphosphate triphosphohydrolase: MNSIASYAADPAYTQGRCYSEPAPQYRSEFQRDRDRIIHAKAFRRLEYKTQVFVNHEGDLYRTRLTHSLEVAQIARSVARSMGLNEDLTEAIALSHDLGHTPFGHAGQDELNDCMKAYGGFEHNLQSLRVVDVLEDSYADFPGINLTFETREGILKHCAVKHAQQLGDVGQRFLNKTQPSLEAQLTNLADEIAYNNHDIEDGLRSGLITLEQLQAVPVFAEEYQRVLQAYPGLQGRRLIREVLRRMIGKMVIDLIESSQAALQASGVQTLAEVRRQPAALMRYGDDMRQQKNALKKFLRNNLYFHPTVYRMTWRARKVVRALFDAYMQDTRLLTPKFQAFARQYEADDGEAGRARAIADFIAGMTDRYAMREYGQLFDLSGLR; this comes from the coding sequence ATGAATAGTATCGCATCTTATGCCGCTGATCCTGCCTACACACAGGGTCGCTGTTATTCGGAACCCGCGCCGCAATACCGCAGCGAATTCCAGCGCGACCGCGACCGCATCATCCACGCCAAGGCGTTCCGGCGGCTGGAATACAAGACGCAGGTGTTCGTCAACCACGAAGGCGACCTCTACCGCACCCGCCTGACCCATTCGCTGGAAGTGGCGCAGATTGCCCGTTCCGTCGCCCGCAGCATGGGGCTGAACGAAGATTTGACCGAAGCGATTGCGCTTTCCCACGACCTCGGCCACACGCCGTTCGGCCATGCGGGGCAGGATGAACTCAACGACTGCATGAAAGCCTACGGCGGCTTTGAACACAACCTACAATCGCTGCGGGTGGTCGATGTGCTGGAAGACAGCTATGCCGATTTCCCTGGCATCAACCTGACGTTTGAAACCCGCGAAGGCATCCTCAAGCATTGCGCAGTCAAACATGCGCAGCAGCTTGGTGATGTGGGTCAACGCTTCCTTAACAAAACCCAGCCCTCGCTGGAAGCACAACTCACCAACCTGGCTGACGAAATCGCCTACAACAACCACGACATTGAGGATGGTTTGCGTTCCGGCCTGATCACGCTGGAACAATTGCAGGCTGTGCCGGTGTTTGCGGAGGAATATCAGCGCGTGTTGCAGGCATATCCCGGTTTGCAGGGGCGGCGGCTGATCCGCGAAGTGTTGCGGCGCATGATCGGCAAGATGGTGATTGACCTGATCGAAAGCAGTCAGGCTGCACTTCAGGCTTCCGGCGTGCAGACGCTGGCGGAGGTGCGCCGTCAGCCCGCCGCGCTGATGCGCTACGGCGACGACATGCGCCAGCAGAAAAATGCGCTGAAGAAATTCCTGCGCAACAACCTGTATTTCCACCCCACCGTTTATCGCATGACCTGGCGGGCGCGCAAGGTGGTGCGGGCGCTGTTCGATGCTTACATGCAGGATACGCGCCTGCTGACGCCAAAGTTCCAGGCATTTGCCCGACAATATGAAGCCGACGATGGCGAGGCCGGGCGGGCGCGGGCAATTGCCGATTTCATCGCGGGCATGACCGACCGTTACGCGATGCGCGAATACGGGCAGTTGTTTGATTTGTCAGGCTTGCGTTGA
- the opgC gene encoding OpgC domain-containing protein, with the protein MGQASLYVFFIHVFLLLAIANTPLPGYGNFWINTGIHAGLLSLVWVMVKKEFLFRWIPH; encoded by the coding sequence TTGGGGCAGGCATCGCTGTATGTGTTTTTCATCCACGTCTTCCTGCTGCTGGCAATCGCCAATACGCCGCTGCCGGGGTACGGCAATTTCTGGATAAACACCGGTATCCATGCAGGTTTGCTGTCGCTGGTATGGGTGATGGTAAAAAAGGAATTCCTGTTCCGCTGGATTCCGCACTAA